GGGCTCAGAACTTTGTGGAGAATGATCTGAATGTGTAATGAATCaaactcctctttctctgtagCGGCTCCTCATTGGGTGAAGGAGCCTCAGAGCCTGTTGTACGCTCCGGGGGAAACTGTGTGCGACTGGGATTGTCAGGCTTGAAGGAATCCCGACCCAGACTATCACCTGGAGCATCAACGGTCAGCAGATCACAGGTACCTGTTAGCCTCATTTCAACTTTAATGTTGTTTCAAAGGTcgtgaaaaataaatgatttaacattaaaatgtgtgaagTTCATCAGAAACTGAGGCGTATGTTTTCTTCAGACTCCTGTGGGACCTCAGTGATGTGTCCCTTCATTTAGTCCACATCCTAAatctccacagacagacagagagagagacagagagacagacagagagagagacagagagacagacagagagagagagagagacagagagagagagagacagagagagagagagagagagagagacagacagagagagacagacagacagacagagagacagacagacagacagacagacagacagacagagagagacagagagagacagagagagagagagagacagacagacagacagacagacagacagacagagacagagagagagacagacagacagacagacagacagacagacagacagagtgtgtgtgtgtgtgtgtgtgtgtgtgtgtgtgtgtgtgtgtgtgtgtgtgtgtctgtgtgtgtgtgtgtctgtctgtgtgtctgtctgtgtgtgtgtctgtgtgtgtgtctgtctgtgtgtgtgtccacaggcTGTAGCAGCTGCCTCTCCTCTCGTTTGTCTGCAGCTTCTTGATTAAacatctctttgttttcagcTGGTGAAAGTTTCTGTTTGACAAACTCTGGTCAGTTTTtaacctcttcacctcctccgtccctccccctcttctttctcacccttttcctcctgaaaaccccccccccccacacacacacacacacacacctcactgtGCAGACGTGGACTATGAATCCCGTCGGGCCGTGTCCGGCGGCAGTTTGATTCTGAGGGAAGTAGAGTTTGCTGACACCGCCGTGTATCAGTGCGAGGCCTCCAACAAACATGGCACCATCCTCCTCAACACCTACATCTACGTCATTGGTCAGTAcgaacacacccacacacacacacacaaacacacacacacaggtcgaCGACACgtttaaaacatgtcactcCATCATCACACGTCTCATGGTCGTGTGCTGTGTGTCCCTCAGAGCTGCCTCCTCAGATCCTGTCGTCTGACGGAGTCGTGTACAGAGTCGCTGACGGCAAAGACGTCAAGATGCACTGCTCCTCCTTCGGGTCTCCACgaccacacgtcacatggtgagagagtgacactgacacacacacacacacacacacacacacacacacacacacacacacacacacacacacaaaactaacaGCCATAactcaaactgctgcagagaTAGAGGGTCAAACACCAAACCTCTCTGAGGTCTGAGAGCGTAACAGTGAGCGCCCACTTTGTATCGATATCACAGCTTCCCCAAGATATTATCTGGAGAGTCTAAACCACAATATGAGACCATAACAATTTAAGAGAATATAATTTAACGAAactaataaattaatttaaaatgtgcgttttctttatgtgtgtgttctctgcagGGAGAGTGAAGACACACTTCCTCCGCTGTCGGACCCTCGGGTCGCCCTGCTGACCAACGGCACCATGGAGCTGTCGGGCGTCAGTCACGACGACAGTGGAACGTACACGTGCTCCGTCCAACACACCAACATCTCCATCACTGCACATCTGGAAGTTTTCAGTGAGTCAGTGACTCACCAACAACTCTCCCAGAACTGGGAAAGTCCTGAAATGCACCTGAAAAGAAAGACTTTAAAAGAGTTTCCACAGATTTCAACAAGTCACATTTAAAACCTTTTGAAGAGCATAAcgaatgaaatgtaaaatctaAGATATGAAGGAACATTAGAGAGAGAATCACtctgaagataaggtgaagcaGCGGAGTAGAGAATAAAACCAGCAGGTTCTCTCTCAGACTCCAGACACAGCATCAGAGTCTCACAGACAAGCTGAGTGAACCAGGTTCTGACCCAGTGTTGATATCGTGTTTATATCTGTTTAAGACTAAATAAAACCGTTGTCCTGGTTCTTCCTGTTTCCCATCAGATCGCACGATGATTCTGACGAGTCCACAGGACGTCCATGTCCTCCGAGGAGCCAGCGCTCTGCTCGACTGTCGCTTCTACCGACCGGACCCTCGGCTGCTCAACTACCAGATCGTCTGgaagagagacggacagaagCTGCTGGAGACGTCAGAGAGtgacaagtaaacacacacacacacacacacacacacacacacacacacacacacacacacactggtggtGAAATCAATCCACAGACTCCTTAAAGTGAAGTCTAAGCATtttgatcgcctcctggtggctggctgcagttagGTCACTAatcgcctcctccatgttagcagataggacatCGACTCATGGATTAAATCTCACCTTCCTGTTGCTGTAGGTAGTTTCTCTTAATAAGTTTAACAGGGCCACAGCACATTTTTAACTCAGCCCCAGGAAGCAGGGTCCTAAataagatgggggggggggggggggggggggggggggggggggggggggggggggggggggggggggggggggggggagggggggggtgacctCGAGAACAGATAAGGGACgagggggaagaaaagaagatgaaaagaaagcaaagaaatcTGAATTCCACCAAACATAAATCAAAGAAATATTCATGTATTCCAGAGGGAAATCTGACTTAATGTTGAcctagagtgtgtgtgtgtgtgtgtgtgtgtgtgtggtgtgtgtgtgtgtgtgtgtgtgtgtgtgtgtgtacaggtacATTTTCTTCAATAATGGAACTTTGAAAGTGACGGACGTCCAATCAGTCGACACGGCGCAATATTCGTGTGAAGTCATCACTGACCTGGACAACGTGCAAGCCAACGGCTCCATCACCGTCGTGGGTGCGTTGCCGTGTGTGTTTTACGTTGTGTGTGTTGCGTTGTGTGTGTTGCGCTGTGTGTAGCAGGTGCGACAGCCTCTGTTCAACACTAACAGTTTTCTGTTCGGACCCTCAGCTCGACCCGACCCCCCCAAAGATCTGTCTCTGTCCAACTTGGAGGACCACAGCCTCACACTCAGCTGGATCCCGGGACACTCACACAACAGCCCCATCACAGGTGTGTAGCACAAAGTACACACATAAACAGGGACACACTCTTTTTCAAGATGGCGGTGAGGTGTGAGGTCACGTGTGTTGTTCTCTCAGAGTACGTGGTGGAGGCCCGGGAGGAGCAGCACACGGAGGAGGGGAAGTGGAAGTGGGAGCAGTGGCAGGAGTTACCAGCCGACTTCAACCACCTGCAGCTGAACCTCCACCCCCACTGCATCTACCGCTTCCGGGTCATCGCCATCAACGCGATCGGCCGCAGCCACCCCAGCAAGGCCTCGGAGTCCCACGACACGCCACCTGCTGGTGAGCCAGACACACGACACTCAAGCTGTCCAACTTTCTGAGAAAAAATTACTTTTGTTTGTCAAGaactgagtgaaatgtgaaGCTAATCTTCttaagtttcaagttttatgtCACTCCATGTGTTCCATACGGGAACAAAATCACGTTTCTCAGGATCcattaaaacagttaaaagacCAATCAcaaaaaaagcagttttaaaaacaagggCATAGTAATAAATATCTAATAATAAGCTAAATGAAGTGCCGGAGTtcaatcatttaaataaaacataataaaggCTCAACAAATAACTTATTTTGAGTTTTTGGAGAGAGCCAGGCTAGGTGTTTCCCCCTGTCTCCAtcttgtgctaagctaagctaactggccGTCAGAAAGAGGTGTGAGAAATGAAGCGTAACTGTTTCACACAGGAAGTGTTTTCCTCTTTGACAAgtggttttgaaaggtgctatatcaAGTTCTTACTTCCTCCTCCAGTTCCTGGCAGTAACCCCACCGGTGTCCGCAGTGACTCCACAGACCCAAAGACTCTGATCATCACATGGGATGTAAGTCCGtctatgttttatatatttacatgttctGAAGTATTTACAgctaaaataaaatcatcagaCCTGGGTTATATCTATAAACACAATGTTGAGGCTTGTGTACTTTACTTGAAGTTACTCTGTGACTTCTCTCCACCATAGTTCAGATGGAATAAACTACATTAAAAACGTTATTAACTTTaataagcaaacaaaacaaacccagCTGAGCAGTAAGAAGATTCCCGTCTTCACTGcaaattaatgtttgtttgttgttttgagaaattaagtttttcagcatctgtttttttacagaattgtcgtaatgaaataaataaattttcTGTGAATGTCCTACAACGATCcgataatatgatataatatataatctatatatcACAACATGAAAAGGTTTGTTCTATCGTAGTTTTAGATTTCCGAGTACTTTGTTgaattattacttttactgaacTAAGTATCCAAACCCGTTGTCCACCTCTTCATCTGCTCTGCAGGAGATGGACAAGCGTTTACACTACGGCCCGGACTTCCAGTACAAGGTGTCGTGGCGGCAGGCCGGGGGAAAGAGCGTGCACTGGAACCACAGCTACTCAAAGTCTCCCCCGTTCTCGGTGAACGACACAGGAACCTACGCACCGTTTGAGATCAAAGTCCAGGCCGTCAACTCGCTCGGAGAAGGACCGGCACCGGAAGCAGAGATCGGACACTCTGGAGAGGACGGTACGTCACATGGACACTTCATCGTTTACCTGGACTGTAGACACACCGAgttggtgctgctgcagcttcaattCAACGTGATGAATATTTGTTATTCTTACTGGAAACTTgatgcctcctcttcctctcactcttcATCTCAGTACCTGAGGAGGCGCCAACGGGAGTAGAGTCAACGGTGATGAACAGCACCGTCAGAGTGAAGTGGAGCGAGGCGCAGGGCGTCCGAGGGCTGCTGCTGGGATACAAGGTGCCACTCACTGAAAGTCCACACAACTTTTATACTTTCATACAAAACAATTTAGCAGATTTATTCATGATGGAATATTCAGTTGTAGCTTTACTTAAATAATAAGTAGTAAGGGCCATTATTTTAATCACCAAGTATCATCTTTAGTTCTGCAGGTTTTGGGTCTTTAAGTGTTTTCTAATTCAATCTAcatcaagtttctttttttaattttccaaaGTGTCCAATGTTTACAATGAACCCCAGCCCGTCCTCAGACCGCATCACCACGCCCCCTGCTGGCGAGGGACAGACAGGACACTGAAGCTGTCACGATTCATTCTATTCGGGACATTTCTTCTTTCAAATCCTGAGTTTGATGAGAAGATGGAAGAATGTGATGCTAtagttcaaagttcaaaatgaaagaaatttaaagaatcaaaacatttagtttcttttcTATTTGAAAATCTGGTAAATCTAAGGATGACTCATTCTACACTGATGCATCAAACCACATGAATTCAGTTTTGTTTCCTCCCTGTCAGATCTACATCAGGAGGTTGGGCGCCCAGGTTGGGCGGGGCCGGAGGTCTCTGGGGAAACTGCACCATGGGGACGAAAGAGGGGAGAGGTCCGACCGAGggacggacagagacacagcGAGCAGAGTGGAGGTCGTCCACGGCATGAAGACGTCCAAGGAAGTGACGGGGCTGCAGCTGTTCTCCTCGTACGAGCTGTCCGTCACTGCCTTCAACGGCAAAGGGGAGGGGCCCCACTCGCTGCCTCACCGCTCAGCACGCCAGAGGGAGGTGGTCTCAGTGACGAGGGAGCTTTAAAACTTAAGAGACTctcataaagatggacgacatgacggctcgcaaaggtgaagccaaagtgtcacgatctccccctggtggctggctgcagtacaggtctaaacccagcctcctccatgttagcagatgggacatggaccaaactaaaaaatcaaagtaaacattgaaataaatgtttgtcaaagatagtttctgtcagttatttaattttttaattagttatttgacgtcatgattgacagctgagactgacgcATGATTGGTCACATCCACCTGAGGGAGAAACACaagcagatggagaagaagacaaCAACTTCACTAAActatcctctgtgtgtgtgtgtgtgtgtgtgtgtgtgtgtgtgtgtgtgtgtgtgtgtgtgtgtgtgtgtgtgtgtgtgtgtgtgtgtgtgtgtgtgcgtgcgtgtgtgtgtgtgtgtgtgtgtgtgcgtgtgcgtgtgtgtgtgtgtgtgtgtagctccgGGTCCTCCTGCATCCCTGAGGTCTGAGAGCCCGACAGAGAAATCCCTGATTCTCTACTGGACGCCTCCAGTTGAAAGCAACGGGATCCTGCTGGGATACATGGTTCAGTACCAACAAGGTAATAAATACCTGTGAGGGGAGGAGAGTTCACAATAAAACGTAATGTTACTCTGACAAATATCAAGATGCTGGAAATATTGAGAGAAATACCGATGTCTTGTAAGGTTTCCCATTAGTACTCTGACTGTGGAAGCTGCCATATTCAAAtgtgtcctgccacagtttcataatgaggtgagtgggttccatctcctgtgagaagaactgactgagagtcagcttcaactgtcacaaccagctgcagctgaagagtgaagctgaactgagatcagttaaaaacactctgaagtttatctccaatattcagcaggaaactttgaaacatgaagaattctaacCAGGTGGATTTGTTACTGGGTCTGCAGAGGTGGAGAGCAAAGACAGTTCGCTGCAGATGGAGTTCATCAGTGATCCCAACGTGACCCACATCGCGTTGGACCATCTGGACCCCAGCAGCCAATACACCTTCAAAGTTATAGCCCGCACCGCCACCGGTGATGGACCCCCTGTCACTCTGAGTGGCGCCACCCTGCTCGACGGAGGtgaaactacatttatttgtctCAATGCAGTCAAGTGCTTTTATTACCTTTATCAAGTCCTTTCCGTGACACTAATcgttttccttcttcctccagTTCCTCCAACGAACGTCACCGTCGTCCAGGACAACACGTCCTTCAACCTGAGCTGGACACCTGGAGAGCGAGACAGGAACCACGGCTTCCACATCCACTACCTCAGGAAGAGCGGTGGGTTTACTTCACCaggcagagagatgagaagatCACGTGACTAAAAACTAATCTCATACTTCAGGAAGAAAACCCAAAACTACTTTACTAACctgttacatgtgtgtgtgtgtgtgtgtgtgttgcagctgggGGTGAGTGGGAGGAGTCAGAGTTAGTGAACTCCACGCAGGGTTTCTATTCGCTGACAGGCCTCCAACCAGGAACTGAGTACCACCTCATGATCCGACATGGAAACGTCACTCAGTGGCACGAGGAGTTGTGGACGATCGGACCAGGTAACTGTTCTGCTCAGTAGAACCAGATGATCCGGCAGAACCTAAAGAACcctcatgtttttgtgttgttaatcACGTGCACACACCTGTACGAGAATCAGTGATCACTTCCTggtctctctccgtctctcagaGCCTTCGGAGATGCCTGCTGGGTTCGCCACTCAGGGCTGGTTGATCGGACTCGTCAGCGCCATCCTGCTGCTCATCCTGATACTGCTCATCCTCTGCCTCATCAAACGCAGCAGGGGCGGGAAGTACGCaggtaaccacacacacacacacacacacacacacacacacacacacacacacacacacacacactattgtgTAGTGAAGGGTTTGATATTGAGTTGTTTTCTTACAGTGAAGGACAAGGAAGACAAGGAGGTGGACTCTGAAGCTCGACCAATGAAAGATGAGACGTTTGGAGAATACAGGTGGGTTTTCTCCAAcgactgtatatatagaccatcagtgactgtatataaagaccatcagtgactgtatataaagatgatcagtgactgtatataaagaccgtcagtgactgtatataaagatgatcagtgactgtatataaagaccatcagtgactgtatataaagaggatcagtgactgtatataaagaccatcagtgactgtatataaagatgatcagtgactgtatataaagaccgtcagtgactgtatataaagatgatcagtgactgtatataaagacaatcagtgactgtatataaagacgatcagtgactgtatataaagaggatcagtgactgtatataaagatgatcagtgactgtatataaagatgatcagtgactgtatataaagatgatcagtgactgtatataaagacgatcagtgactgtatataaagatgatcagtgactgtatataaagaccatcagtgactgtatataaagaccatcagtgactgtataaagatgatcagtgactgtatataaagacgatcagtgactgtatataaagaggatcagtgactgtatataaagaggatcagtgactgtatataaagaccatcagtgactgtatataaagaccatcagtgactgtatataaagatgatcagtgactgtatataaagacgatcagtgactgtatataaagaccatcagtgactgtatataaagaggatcagtgactgtatataagaccatcagtgactgtatataaagacgatcagtgactgtatataaagaccatcagtgactgtatataaagaccatcagtgactgtatataaagaggatcagtgactgtatataaagacgatcatgactgtatataaagacaatcagtgactgtatatatagtcATTCCCAGCTCTCCTTCCTTTCTATCTCACTTGTCCTCTCGTCCTCTAACGCTCTGCCTGCAGATCTCTGGAGAGGTGAGGACGTTCACAGACCTTTTTGTGTTGCTCTCAcatgcatgtgttgtgtgtcttttgtgcCAGTGACTGTTGTAATGTGTGCGTCATTAGATGTAGTTAATTTAGAAAAGTAGGACAGTGGTGACTtagtggattttgttttgttacaaaGACAACTACCTTGGAGGAGAAGAATGGGATCTAACCACTTAGACTTGTGGAAGCAGGAGCAGCTCTTCTTCTCACATTGAGTCTTTCTGATGTGgttggatccccccccccccccccccctctagcAGCAGGAtacagagctgagctgcagacctcctcctcccctcctcctcctcctccacctcctcctcctcccctcctcctcctcctccacctcctcctcctcctcctccatcctcctcctcctcccctcctcctcctcctcctcctcctcctcctcctcctcctcctcccctcctcctcctcctcctcctgctcacaCCAACAGGAGAGGAGTTCATAACATCCTAAATCGGAGCCACATTCTTCaccagcaacacaacatgaaagAAGTCAGTTGTGTGGATGTTCCCTGTGATTCAGGCTTATCCCTCCGAGGACATATCGATTTTTGAAAAACGTTCATGTTTTAACTCGATCATACAACCTTTGTGATTTGTGAGTGTAAGAGAAATTAAAACCTGCCGCCATTCTGACCATGACCTGTGACAGAATCtacaggggggggggtcagataTTCCTCTTTTTACATTATAACATTCAAACCTGGTTCAGCTGATCacgttcagtttgtgtttgtggttttttcAGCGATGGGGATGAGAAGCGCTCGGACAGCCAGCCGTCCCTGGCCGGGGACAGTAAGCTGGGCAGCGAAGACTCTCTGGCCGAGTACGGAGACAGCGTGGACATCCAGTTCAACGAGGACGGCTCCTTCATTGGCCAGTACAGCGGCCGGGGGCCGGTTCCCCCTGGAAACGAGAGCTCCGGTCCAGCCTCCCCCGTCACAGCCGCCCCGCCTCCCCCCATTGCTCCGTCCATGTCGAGCATCCTGAACCGGCCCagctagacacacacacatcacaaatacacacacacacacacacacacactgcctgcaACAACACACTGAGGGACACACCACTCCTGACTCCACTGCCTgtaatgtcacacacacagtctcagtACATTCCACAGGTTTATACAGTTCTTCTGTTTACAGGATGTGTCACCTTCTCTACcacgtttacacacacacacacacacacacacacacacacacacacacacacacacacacacacacacacacacacacacacacacacacacacagaaaatatgcTCAATCAGATCCCTCTTCTGTacggaggagagacagagagaggtgcaggacaggagaggaagatgaagaaaagggaaaagtaaaaccaataatttcatttttcatctatGACCAAAATGTCGAAACACTTTGTAGAAACATTGAAGTCTTTTTCTGTTCCAGTAACACATTTAGAAATTGTTTTCAATGTAAACGTCACCATTTTAATTTTCATGCATCTTCAGACTTCACCACAATGTGTCTTTGTCGTTTTCAagttatttgtgttgtttttgtgtatataaGTTAGTGTGCATGCGTCTGGGGATGATTTGGCAGATTTTTGATGTGTGCGCGGCTGAAACCTAAGATGCATGACCCTCCCTGAGGCTGAATCATTCTGTTGATACTCCACATTAATGAGTTTAAAGAGTGACGGTCActctgtgcgtgtctgtgtgcgatTGTTTACTCTCCATCCCTGACCTGCGGCGATGAGAGATCCGTTGCCTTAAGTGAGTCCAGTCgatcctcctctccttctgtcaatcatccatctctcctcacacacactccctgttCCACCATCCTCCCGTTTACGAGGCAGGACCAGGATGTTGTGGTGACACGCGGCGCTCTGCAGCCgaacaaaaccacaaaacttaaaaaacgaaaaatacaaagaaacgAGGTAAAACGTTTTACGAGGTGCGATCGAGAAGGTCAGAGAAGTTCCGGGTTGTGAAGGAAGGGGGCGCAGTCAAGTTCAACCAACATTAGCAGGTATACGGAGGTTTTTTAAACTCACCTAAAAGTGGTGATGGACTTCTTTCCCATCGCCAGTAGAGGAGCAagtctttgtgttgtttccacCGGTGCGTCATGTTCAACGTCACGACCAcactgaggcgctctctcacctccctGTGTGACATGTGGTGTCATGGCGACAGAGTCATGTGTTCTCCGATTGAATCCGTTCACACAAACACGATACGTCACAGAAAACCATTTAGTTTGTAAATGtcatcacacacagaaacacaaactcacacatatcatatacacacatcacacacacacagggtcggTCCTCTGTAGCAAAACCCAATGGGACCCTCTGAAGGacggagggaggatggaggaggaggaggaggaggaggaggaagaggaggagctgacagaaagagagaatcTGACGTGTCGTTCTCTGAATGTAAATAGAACCTTGAgattgtcattttttatttccatggcTTCTTTTATAAGATGATAAATtgtacgttttttttaaatatctgttgCTCTGTTTTGATTTTGTACGGCAGCGCTTCAACGCTGTAGCGTTTGTATCAtataacgcccccccccccccccccccaccatcgTCTCCTCGTAGGTTTTCCTCGTTTAGAAGCCCAGAGACATTTAGAGTAGAACCATAGTgagaacaaccccccccccccctcatccagttagagaagcagcagaataaaacacTGCTTGTTGAAAAGGTCTCGTCAGGATGATAACCTGTATTCACCGAGGCGGAGCTGTGTGCACGGACCTGAGCGAGACGCCGTCTGGATG
The sequence above is drawn from the Hippoglossus hippoglossus isolate fHipHip1 chromosome 7, fHipHip1.pri, whole genome shotgun sequence genome and encodes:
- the LOC117765111 gene encoding LOW QUALITY PROTEIN: neural cell adhesion molecule L1.1-like (The sequence of the model RefSeq protein was modified relative to this genomic sequence to represent the inferred CDS: deleted 1 base in 1 codon), encoding MCASQRRWMGCKGPCPPALPLILLLPLAFLSLTPPFAQGAINIPKDYKVHNMSQPPVLTEMPISYTAFSTEDINLPCEASGLPAPSFRWVKDGEEFGLEKKGSGTLWAEWETDLAFYEGFYRCYASNTLGTAVTQTVQVIVEAQPVLLKQQKVHKRAYEGESIVLSCNPPESTTPPHIHWMDKRMVHIKQSDRVMLGLDGNLYFANLLKSDSRDDYICNAQYSAARTILPETSVNLTVMPSNDVAHGRKPQLFRPLDSHSTVNALRDHSVTLECIPKGLPTPHVEWKKKDGSLDETSGVVENSDRWLTFNSITQTDDGEYECRAFNIHGSTAHSFTVTVEAAPHWVKEPQSLLYAPGETVCDWDCQAEGIPTQTITWSINGQQITDVDYESRRAVSGGSLILREVEFADTAVYQCEASNKHGTILLNTYIYVIELPPQILSSDGVVYRVADGKDVKMHCSSFGSPRPHVTWESEDTLPPLSDPRVALLTNGTMELSGVSHDDSGTYTCSVQHTNISITAHLEVFNRTMILTSPQDVHVLRGASALLDCRFYRPDPRLLNYQIVWKRDGQKLLETSESDKYIFFNNGTLKVTDVQSVDTAQYSCEVITDLDNVQANGSITVVARPDPPKDLSLSNLEDHSLTLSWIPGHSHNSPITEYVVEAREEQHTEEGKWKWEQWQELPADFNHLQLNLHPHCIYRFRVIAINAIGRSHPSKASESHDTPPAVPGSNPTGVRSDSTDPKTLIITWDEMDKRLHYGPDFQYKVSWRQAGGKSVHWNHSYSKSPPFSVNDTGTYAPFEIKVQAVNSLGEGPAPEAEIGHSGEDVPEEAPTGVESTVMNSTVRVKWSEAQGVRGLLLGYKIYIRRLGAQVGRGRRSLGKLHHGDERGERSDRGTDRDTASRVEVVHGMKTSKEVTGLQLFSSYELSVTAFNGKGEGPHSLPHRSAPPGPPASLRSESPTEKSLILYWTPPVESNGILLGYMVQYQQEVESKDSSLQMEFISDPNVTHIALDHLDPSSQYTFKVIARTATGDGPPVTLSGATLLDGVPPTNVTVVQDNTSFNLSWTPGERDRNHGFHIHYLRKSAGGEWEESELVNSTQGFYSLTGLQPGTEYHLMIRHGNVTQWHEELWTIGPEPSEMPAGFATQGWLIGLVSAILLLILILLILCLIKRSRGGKYAVKDKEDKEVDSEARPMKDETFGEYRSLESDGDEKRSDSQPSLAGDSKLGSEDSLAEYGDSVDIQFNEDGSFIGQYSGRGPVPPGNESSGPASPVTAAPPPPIAPSMSSILNRPS